The following proteins come from a genomic window of Solea solea chromosome 3, fSolSol10.1, whole genome shotgun sequence:
- the LOC131457267 gene encoding pleckstrin homology domain-containing family A member 5-like isoform X14, giving the protein MCGNPEQQSSQSDMAADPQPDWLSCLPSSWSYGVTRDGRIFFINEEAKSTTWLHPVTGEAVITGHRKTPDLPTGWEEGYTFEGARCFIK; this is encoded by the exons atgtgtggtaaCCCAGAGCAGCAGAGCTCTCAGTCAGACATGGCGGCGGATCCTCAGCCGGACTGGCTCTCCTGCCTTCCTTCTTCTTGGAGTTACGGCGTGACTCGGGATGGACGTATATTCTTCATCAA CGAAGAAGCGAAGAGCACAACCTGGTTACATCCTGTCACTGGAGAAGCTGTGATCACTGGGCACAGGAAAACTCCAG ATTTACCAACAGGATGGGAAGAAGGATACACATTTGAGGGAGCGCGCTGCTTCATCAA